Proteins encoded together in one Planctomyces sp. SH-PL14 window:
- a CDS encoding HEAT repeat domain-containing protein has protein sequence MPVPVQPWIRRTVLGGLFGGLLAAHPLSATGDVIRLKNGGELRGLVSKTSAPQDPTVLIRSTSGTEITVDRSEIEFISTRSPLIEEYHTRARRVPNTVEAHWELAAWCLQRQMQTQRREELERIVEIDPNHVDARKSLGHVRYQGEWMSKDDSMARQGYVKYKGRYVTEHEFDLLEKTASERAAEADWHPKVRRWVNMLTDRDPLRRTEGEQALRGITDPDAVSGLNQFLASHKNPHGRKMFVDIVSRIPGKKPVRRLVDRILLDPEQVVREAALAGIAPDQSEEAVRYLLPGLKNKDNAVIRRAAVGIGKFGDRRTVPNLIAALISSHRITVQVPSSNALGFANTPGGVAQVNPNNYNGLYPSQIEGMALTGQMPYGAIVIPEPNEIIHTANVNVDVRNEEVLLALRKITGKDFGYDQRAWQRWHAVNDDSRG, from the coding sequence GTGCCCGTCCCCGTTCAACCTTGGATCCGCCGCACTGTTCTCGGGGGCCTCTTCGGCGGCCTTCTCGCCGCGCATCCCTTGTCGGCCACGGGCGACGTCATCCGCCTCAAGAACGGCGGCGAACTGCGGGGCCTCGTCAGCAAAACCTCCGCCCCCCAGGACCCCACCGTCCTCATCCGCAGCACCAGCGGCACCGAGATCACGGTCGACCGCTCCGAAATCGAGTTCATCTCCACCCGCTCCCCCCTCATCGAGGAATACCACACCCGCGCCCGCCGCGTCCCCAACACCGTCGAGGCCCACTGGGAACTCGCCGCCTGGTGCCTCCAGCGGCAGATGCAGACGCAGCGGCGCGAGGAGCTGGAACGGATCGTCGAGATCGACCCGAACCACGTTGATGCCCGCAAGTCGCTCGGCCACGTCCGCTACCAGGGGGAATGGATGTCGAAAGACGACTCCATGGCCCGCCAGGGATACGTCAAATACAAGGGCCGCTACGTCACCGAACACGAGTTCGACCTGCTCGAAAAGACCGCGTCCGAACGGGCCGCCGAAGCGGACTGGCACCCCAAGGTCCGCCGCTGGGTCAACATGCTGACCGACCGCGACCCTCTCCGCCGGACCGAAGGAGAGCAGGCCCTCCGTGGCATCACCGACCCGGACGCCGTCTCCGGCCTGAATCAGTTCCTGGCGAGCCACAAAAACCCGCACGGCCGCAAGATGTTCGTCGACATCGTCTCGCGGATTCCGGGGAAGAAGCCCGTCCGCCGACTCGTCGACCGGATCCTCCTCGACCCCGAGCAGGTCGTCCGCGAGGCCGCCCTCGCCGGCATCGCCCCCGATCAGTCCGAAGAGGCGGTGCGGTATCTCCTCCCCGGCCTCAAGAACAAGGACAACGCCGTCATCCGCCGCGCCGCGGTCGGGATCGGCAAATTCGGCGACCGCCGCACGGTCCCCAACCTGATCGCGGCCCTCATCAGCTCGCATCGGATCACGGTCCAGGTCCCCTCCTCCAACGCGCTCGGCTTCGCCAACACCCCCGGCGGCGTCGCGCAGGTGAACCCGAACAACTACAACGGCCTCTATCCCAGCCAGATCGAAGGGATGGCCCTCACCGGCCAGATGCCGTACGGCGCGATCGTGATCCCCGAGCCGAACGAGATCATCCACACGGCCAACGTGAACGTGGATGTCCGGAACGAAGAAGTCCTCCTCGCCCTGCGGAAGATCACGGGGAAGGACTTTGGCTACGACCAGCGGGCCTGGCAGCGGTGG